GTCAGGTGGTCGCCGTCCAGTTCGAAGCGGGCGTCTTCCAGCACTCGGATGGTCAGCAGGACGTCCCCGCCGCCCGGTCCCTGCCCGGCCAGTCGCAGGCGGGCGCCGTCGCGCGTGCCGGCCGGGACGCGCAGGCTCAGGCGTTTGCCGTCCACGTTGATGACCTCGTCCGAACCGCTGAACGCCTCGGCCAGCGTGACCTGCAATTCGCCTTCCACGTTCTGCACGAAGCGCCGCCCGCCGCCCATCCCGCCGCCGCCCAGCAGGTCTTCCAGGTTGACCTGCGCGCCGCCCGGAAAGCCCTGGCCCGCGCCGCCGCGCCGCCCGGTCTGCCCGAACAGTCCCTGGAAGAAATCACTGAACTGTCCCGGATCGAAGCCCGAGAAGTCCCCGCCCTGAAACCCGCCGCCCGCGCCGGGGCCGCCGTAGCCGGGCGGGACCTGCCCGGTGTGCCCGAACTGGTCGAATACCTGCCGTTTCTCGGGGTCGGAGAGGACGGCGTACGCCTCGCCGATCTCCTTGAACCGCTCGGCGGCCTTCTCGTCCCCGGCGTTCTTGTCCGGGTGGTACTGCTTGGCGAGTTTGCGGTACGCGCTCTTGATGTCCGCCTCGGACGCCCCGCGGGAGACGCCGAGCACGTCGTAGTAATCCTTGTAAGCCATGTGCGCCTCCTTCAGGCGAATGAGGACGGTGGGTTCAGCCCAGTGGGTTCAGCTCCGTGGGTTCAGCTCAGTGAGGTCAGGGCAGGGCGGTTCAGGTGGTCACGAGGTCGCGGTACAGCGCCTCGACCTTCGCCCGCGCCCACGGCGTGCGCCGCAGGAACTTCAGGCTGCTCTGGACGCTCGGATCGAACTGAAAGCAGCGGACCGGGACCATCCGGGCCAGTTCGTCCCAGCCGTACGCCTCGTGCAGCCGCTCGACGATCATGGCGAGCGTCACCCCATGCAGCGGGTCGCCGGAGGGTGAACGGGTGACGGTTGATGGAGTCGCAGGGGCCTCAGCCGACGCCGTCTTGTCTTCTGGGTCAACCATCACCGTTTCCCCCTCAGCCCTTCTTGCTCACGACGACGCGGGCGGGGCGCACGAGGCGGTCGCCCATGCGGAAGCCCAGCTGGTACACCTGCACGATCACGTCGTCCTCGTCGCCCGGCACGACCTGAAGCGCCTCGTGCCACTGCGGGTCGAAGGCCTCGCCTTCCTTCCCGGTCGCTTCCAGGCCCAGGCCCGCGAACACGGTCAGGATCTTGCCCTGCACGGCCTGCATGCCGGGAATCAGTTTGGCGGGCTCGGCGGCGCCCATGGTCACGGCGCGGTCCATGTCGTCGTACACCGGCATCAGCGCCTCGGCGGCCTTGCTTATGCCCTGGCCCTGCGCGGCAGAGACGTCTTCCTGGGTGCGGCGGCGGTAGTTCTCGAAGTCGGCGGCCAGCCGGGCCAGACGGCCCTTCAGGTCGGCGTTCTCCTTCTCCAGTTCGTCGGCGCGGCCGAGTTTCGCCATCATCTCCTGCACCTGACCGAACATGTTCTCGTCCATGCCGTCCAGGCCGGGGAACTCGGTTTCCAGGTCTTCCTGCAGGTTGTCGGTTTCGATGTCGGGGATGTCCAGGCCGTCCTCACTGACGGTTTTCGTGTGGGTATCGGTCTCGGTGGCCTCGGGGGCGGGTTTGTGCTGGTCGTCGGTCATCTTGGGGCCTCTCTTGCGGAACATTCCGCTCAGCTTACGGGCTGCCGGGCGTTCCTGGGGGGAATGAAGGATGAAAGAAAAGGGGGAGAGGAGGCGTGGCGGCCGTCCTCTCCCGTGGATGTTGATGCTGGTGGGCGGCCGCCTCGCCCGGCCCTCGCCTCCCCCTGGAAGGAGGGAAGGGGGGTTACTCGGCGGGTTTGAAGTCCGCGTCGATCACGTCGTCGTCCTGCTTGTCCTTGCCCAGGTTGACGGTGTCGTCGCCCTGCGCCTGACCCTGGCCCTGCGCGGCGGTCATGAAGGCGCGCAGTTCCTCTTCCAGGTTCTTCTGGGCAGCGTCGATGCGGGCGTCGTCGTCGCTGCGGATGGCTTCCTCGGCCTCGTCGGCGGCGGCCTTCAGCTTGTCCTTGGCGGCCTGCGCGGCGCCCTCGTTCTCCTCGATCTGCGAGGTGGCCTGCACGCGCAGCGAGTCGAGGTTGTTGCGCTTCTCGACCTTCTCACGGCGCAGCTTGTCGGCAGCGGCGTTCTGCTCGGCTTCCTGCACCATGCGCTCCACGTCGCTCTTGTCGAGGGTGGTGGTGTTCTCGATGCGGATGCTGGACTCCTTGCCGCTGGTCTTCTCCTTGGCGGTCACGTGCAGGATGCCGTTCGCGTCGATGTCGAAGGTCACCTCGATCTGCGCCTGACCGGCCCGCATGGGCGGAATGCCTTCGAGCTTGAAACGGCCCAGGCTCTTGTTGTCGGCGGCCATGGGGCGCTCACCCTGCAGCACGTTGATCTCCACGCCCGGCTGGTTGTTCTCGGCGGTGGTGTAGATCTCGGTCTTCTTGGCGGGGACCGTGGTGTTGCGGGTGATCATGGGGGCGATCATGCCGCCCTTGACTTCCACGCCCAGCGTCAGCGGGGTCACGTCGACCAGCACGATGTCGCCCAGGCTGGAGTCGCCCTGGATGATCCCGGCCTGCACGGCGGCGCCCAGCGCGACGGCCTCGTCAGGGTTCACGGACTCGTTGGGGGTCTTGCCGATCAGTTCCTGCACGATGCGCTTGACGGCCGGGATGCGGGTGCTGCCGCCCACCAGGATCACTTCGTCGATCTTGCTCGCGTCCAGTTTCGCGTCGGCGAGGGCCTGCTCGACGGGCTTACGCACG
The DNA window shown above is from Deinococcus sp. LM3 and carries:
- a CDS encoding nucleotide exchange factor GrpE gives rise to the protein MFRKRGPKMTDDQHKPAPEATETDTHTKTVSEDGLDIPDIETDNLQEDLETEFPGLDGMDENMFGQVQEMMAKLGRADELEKENADLKGRLARLAADFENYRRRTQEDVSAAQGQGISKAAEALMPVYDDMDRAVTMGAAEPAKLIPGMQAVQGKILTVFAGLGLEATGKEGEAFDPQWHEALQVVPGDEDDVIVQVYQLGFRMGDRLVRPARVVVSKKG
- a CDS encoding DnaJ C-terminal domain-containing protein translates to MAYKDYYDVLGVSRGASEADIKSAYRKLAKQYHPDKNAGDEKAAERFKEIGEAYAVLSDPEKRQVFDQFGHTGQVPPGYGGPGAGGGFQGGDFSGFDPGQFSDFFQGLFGQTGRRGGAGQGFPGGAQVNLEDLLGGGGMGGGRRFVQNVEGELQVTLAEAFSGSDEVINVDGKRLSLRVPAGTRDGARLRLAGQGPGGGDVLLTIRVLEDARFELDGDHLTTSVDVPAPVAALGGDVTVQTLGGKGNLSVPPGSSGGRRMRLRGQGWPKKDGTRGDLYVRLNVTVPATLSDEQKDLYRRLRDLG
- a CDS encoding VF530 family protein encodes the protein MVDPEDKTASAEAPATPSTVTRSPSGDPLHGVTLAMIVERLHEAYGWDELARMVPVRCFQFDPSVQSSLKFLRRTPWARAKVEALYRDLVTT
- the dnaK gene encoding molecular chaperone DnaK; the protein is MPKAVGIDLGTTNSVISVMEGGRPEVIVNAEGARTTPSVVAYKGDERLVGQIARRQAALNPAATLFEVKRFIGRRWDEIKEEAGRSPFTVKEGPGGSVRIEVNGQDLAPEQVSAEVLRKLVNDASAKLGEKIKDVVITVPAYFDNSQREATKQAGEIAGLNVLRVINEPTAAALAYGLERKGNETVLVFDLGGGTFDVTILELGDGVFEVKSTSGDTHLGGADFDQRIVDWLATEFQKDNSFDLRKDKQALQRLIEAAEKAKIELSNATETSISLPFITFDPETRTPMHLERTLSRAKFEEITSDLLRRVRKPVEQALADAKLDASKIDEVILVGGSTRIPAVKRIVQELIGKTPNESVNPDEAVALGAAVQAGIIQGDSSLGDIVLVDVTPLTLGVEVKGGMIAPMITRNTTVPAKKTEIYTTAENNQPGVEINVLQGERPMAADNKSLGRFKLEGIPPMRAGQAQIEVTFDIDANGILHVTAKEKTSGKESSIRIENTTTLDKSDVERMVQEAEQNAAADKLRREKVEKRNNLDSLRVQATSQIEENEGAAQAAKDKLKAAADEAEEAIRSDDDARIDAAQKNLEEELRAFMTAAQGQGQAQGDDTVNLGKDKQDDDVIDADFKPAE